In Heliangelus exortis chromosome Z, bHelExo1.hap1, whole genome shotgun sequence, a genomic segment contains:
- the BTF3 gene encoding transcription factor BTF3, translating to MKETIMNQEKLAKLQAQVRIGGKGTARRKKKVVHRTATADDKKLQFSLKKLGVNNISGIEEVNMFTNQGTVIHFNNPKVQASLAANTFTITGHAETKQLTEMLPSILNQLGADSLTSLRRLAEALPKQSVDGKAPLATGEDDDDDDVPDLVENFDEASKNEAN from the exons ATGAAAGAAACAATAATGAACCAAGAAAAGCTTGCCAAGCTGCAGGCCCAAGTGCGCATCGGTGGCAAG GGTACTGCCCGCAGAAAGAAGAAGGTCGTCCACAGAACAGCAACAGCAGATGACAagaaacttcagttttctttgaagaaacTGGGAGTCAACAATATTTCTGGAATTGAAGAG gtaAACATGTTTACCAATCAGGGAACAGTCATTCACTTCAATAACCCTAAAGTTCAGGCATCTCTGGCTGCTAACACTTTCACTATCACGGGCCATGCTGAGACAAAGCAGCTGACAGAAATGCTTCCTAGCATCTTAAACCAGCTCGGAGCTGACAGTCTGACCAGCCTGAGGAGATTGGCAGAAGCTCTACCCAAGCAAT ctgtggaCGGAAAAGCACCACTTGCTACTggtgaagatgatgatgatgatgatgttcCAG atCTTGTTGAAAACTTCGATGAAGCTTCAAAGAATGAGGCAAACTGA